One window of the Dermacentor andersoni chromosome 10, qqDerAnde1_hic_scaffold, whole genome shotgun sequence genome contains the following:
- the LOC140213643 gene encoding uncharacterized protein, which translates to MSFHCNLCPLSFTVKSMLKNHLHIHTDERSFQCAQCPQRFKRKCALNQHLRTHTGERPFECPACPHSFAQKVHLKNHLRTHTGERPFECPACPHSFSQEVHLKNHLCTHTGERPFKCRACPQSFSLKHTLNQHLRTHTGERPYHCLACPQSFTQKSNLNRHLRIHTGEKPFQCPSCPRRFSRKNRLDQHLHTHSGERQYQCAACPQSFSHKFNLNRHLRIHAGEKPFQCPACPQSFSQKTHLNQHVRTHTGEKPFQCPSCPQSFSQKSSLNRHMRTHTGEMPYQCCLCPQSFLQKSTLKVHLHFH; encoded by the coding sequence ATGTCATTTCATTGCAATTTATGCCCTCTGAGCTTCACGGTGAAGTCTATGCTAAAAAATCACCTGCACATCCACACAGATGAGAGGTCATTTCAATGCGCTCAGTGCCCTCAAAGGTTCAAACGAAAGTGTGCTCTGAACCAAcatctgcgcacccacacaggcgagagacCATTTGAGTGCCCTGCATGCCCTCACAGCTTCGCACAAAAGGTTCATCTGAAGAACcatctgcgcacccacacaggcgagagacCATTTGAGTGCCCTGCATGCCCTCACAGCTTCTCACAAGAGGTTCATCTGAAGAACCATCtgtgcacccacacaggcgagagacCATTTAAATGCCGTGCATGCcctcaaagcttctcactaaaGCATACGCTGAACCAACACCTGCGCACTCACACAGGCGAGAGACCATATCACTGCCTTGCATGCCCTCAGAGCTTTACACAAAAGAGTAATCTGAACAGACACCTGCGCATCCACACAggagagaagccatttcagtgcccttcgtgCCCTCGGAGATTCTCACGAAAGAATCGTCTAGACCAGCACCTGCACACCCACTCAGGCGAGAGGCAATATCAGTGCGCTGCATGCCCTCAAAGCTTCTCACATAAGTTTAATCTTAATCGACACCTACGCATCCACGCAggagagaagccatttcagtgccctgcaTGCCCTCAAAGCTTTTCACAAAAGACTCATCTTAACCAACAcgtgcgcacccacacaggcgagaagccatttcagtgcccttcatgccctcaaagCTTCTCACAAAAGAGTAGTCTGAACAGACacatgcgcacccacacaggcgagatgCCATATCAGTGCTGTTTGTGCCCTCAAAGCTTCTTACAGAAGTCGACATTGAAGGTTCATCTGCACTTCCACTAA